One window of the Crassaminicella thermophila genome contains the following:
- a CDS encoding GntR family transcriptional regulator, whose translation MARDILKEDSTGLSLTAKIFNILREDILNGKYAEGEKLGEAKLAEELGVSRTPVREALKQLELDGIVENKPNRGVIVLGISKQDIEDIYTIRAAIEGIAARWAVERITEEELNELKETYELMEFYTFKNDVEKFAELNTKFHETIYKATKSRYLEQVLKDFQYYMKKTRRKSLQVEGRIKESLEEHKVILDAFFKKDAEAAQNALTIHVENSRKNVEQNVKNQNN comes from the coding sequence ATGGCAAGGGATATATTAAAGGAAGATAGCACAGGGTTGTCTCTAACAGCAAAAATATTCAATATACTAAGAGAAGATATATTAAATGGAAAATATGCTGAAGGCGAAAAGTTAGGAGAAGCAAAATTAGCTGAGGAGCTTGGTGTAAGCCGTACACCAGTAAGAGAAGCCCTCAAACAGCTTGAACTTGATGGCATTGTAGAGAATAAACCAAATAGAGGAGTAATTGTACTTGGTATATCCAAACAAGATATCGAAGATATATATACTATAAGAGCAGCTATAGAAGGAATTGCAGCTAGATGGGCTGTAGAAAGAATTACAGAAGAAGAATTGAATGAATTAAAAGAAACATATGAATTAATGGAGTTTTATACTTTTAAAAATGATGTTGAAAAATTTGCAGAACTAAATACAAAATTTCATGAAACAATTTACAAAGCAACGAAGAGTCGATATCTTGAACAAGTATTGAAAGATTTTCAGTACTATATGAAAAAAACTAGAAGAAAATCTCTTCAAGTTGAGGGAAGGATTAAAGAATCATTAGAAGAACATAAAGTTATTTTAGATGCCTTTTTTAAAAAAGATGCAGAAGCAGCACAAAATGCCCTTACGATACATGTTGAGAATTCAAGAAAGAACGTAGAACAAAATGTAAAAAATCAAAATAACTAA
- a CDS encoding transcription repressor NadR: MLTEERRKEIIKILKNNEEPITGTELAKKFKVSRQVIVQDIAVMRAKGYNIIATSNGYMISKLNGKKKNIKTIVCRHEGYSNMEEELKIMVDMGARVLDVIIEHPIYGDIRSTLMIDSRMDLEDFMEKVKNNKAAPLASLTGGEHIHTIEIPNDRAYKKIIKELKEKGYLIKGE; encoded by the coding sequence ATGTTAACAGAGGAAAGAAGAAAAGAAATTATAAAAATATTAAAAAATAATGAAGAACCTATAACAGGGACAGAGCTTGCTAAAAAATTTAAAGTAAGTAGGCAGGTAATTGTACAGGATATTGCTGTAATGCGTGCAAAAGGATATAATATTATTGCAACTTCAAATGGTTATATGATTTCTAAATTGAATGGAAAAAAGAAAAATATAAAGACTATTGTATGCAGACATGAAGGATATTCAAATATGGAAGAAGAACTAAAAATTATGGTAGATATGGGGGCACGAGTATTAGATGTAATAATAGAACATCCCATATATGGAGATATTAGAAGTACATTGATGATAGATTCTAGAATGGATTTAGAAGACTTTATGGAAAAAGTAAAAAACAACAAAGCAGCACCATTAGCATCCTTGACAGGTGGAGAGCATATTCATACAATAGAAATTCCAAATGATAGAGCTTATAAGAAAATAATAAAAGAATTAAAAGAAAAAGGATATTTGATAAAAGGAGAATAA
- a CDS encoding NAD(P)/FAD-dependent oxidoreductase: MYDVAVIGAGVIGTFIARELSKFDLKIILIDKETDIANGTTKANSAIVHAGYDAKPGTLKGKLNALGNPMFDKVCKELDVPFKRIGSLVIATNQEEMESIKELYERGIKNNIPDIKILSQKEVRKMEPNLNKEIIGALYAPTAGIVSPWELAVALAENAADNGAEIKLETEVTGIKKKEEEFFIQTTNGKIKAKYVINCAGVYADKINEMIASKTFEIHPRRGQYNILDKSTGDIVNHVIFQAPTKLGKGVLVAPTVHGNLLVGPDAEDLNDKENTETTSERIAFIRERSKKTIKEIPFGTTITSFAGLRAVSNVGDFIIEEAKEAKGFINVAGIESPGLSAAPAIAQYVIEIFKGVKKDLKEKKNFNPTRKPVIRFMELSDEEKAELIKKDPRYGRIICRCENITEGEIVDVINRNAGARTVDAVKRRARPGMGRCQGGFCGPRVMEILARELGKDITEIVKDQKDSYILTEETKKNNQSEVDVIEDMTMVS, translated from the coding sequence ATGTATGATGTAGCGGTAATTGGTGCTGGTGTTATAGGTACTTTTATAGCAAGAGAGTTATCAAAGTTTGATTTAAAAATTATATTAATAGATAAAGAAACAGACATAGCAAATGGGACAACAAAAGCAAACAGTGCAATTGTCCATGCTGGATATGATGCAAAACCAGGTACTTTAAAAGGTAAATTAAATGCTTTAGGAAACCCTATGTTTGATAAAGTATGTAAAGAGTTGGATGTGCCTTTTAAAAGAATTGGGTCTTTGGTTATTGCTACGAATCAAGAAGAAATGGAAAGTATAAAGGAGTTATATGAAAGAGGAATTAAAAATAACATTCCTGATATAAAAATATTATCTCAGAAAGAAGTAAGGAAAATGGAACCAAATTTAAATAAAGAAATTATCGGTGCTTTATATGCGCCTACTGCAGGAATAGTTAGCCCTTGGGAATTAGCAGTGGCACTTGCAGAAAATGCAGCAGATAATGGAGCGGAAATTAAACTTGAAACAGAAGTTACAGGAATAAAAAAGAAAGAAGAAGAATTTTTTATTCAAACAACTAATGGAAAAATTAAAGCAAAATATGTGATTAACTGTGCAGGAGTTTATGCTGATAAAATTAATGAAATGATTGCTTCTAAAACTTTTGAAATTCACCCAAGAAGAGGACAGTACAATATTTTAGATAAAAGCACAGGAGATATTGTAAATCATGTAATCTTCCAAGCACCAACAAAGCTAGGAAAAGGAGTACTTGTAGCACCTACAGTACATGGAAATCTATTAGTTGGGCCAGATGCTGAAGATCTTAATGATAAAGAAAATACAGAAACAACTAGTGAAAGAATTGCATTTATTAGAGAAAGATCTAAAAAAACAATAAAAGAAATACCATTTGGTACAACTATTACTAGCTTTGCAGGATTAAGAGCTGTATCTAATGTAGGGGATTTTATTATAGAAGAAGCAAAAGAAGCAAAAGGATTTATTAATGTGGCAGGAATTGAGTCTCCTGGATTATCAGCAGCTCCAGCTATTGCACAATATGTAATAGAGATTTTTAAAGGAGTTAAGAAAGATTTAAAAGAGAAAAAGAATTTTAATCCAACTAGAAAACCAGTAATCAGATTTATGGAGCTAAGTGATGAAGAGAAGGCTGAATTAATAAAGAAAGATCCAAGATATGGAAGAATAATTTGTAGATGTGAAAATATTACAGAGGGTGAAATTGTAGATGTAATAAACAGAAATGCAGGAGCAAGAACAGTAGATGCTGTTAAGAGAAGAGCTAGGCCTGGTATGGGAAGATGCCAAGGTGGATTTTGTGGACCAAGAGTAATGGAAATTTTGGCAAGAGAACTAGGAAAAGATATTACTGAAATAGTAAAAGATCAAAAGGATTCATATATTTTAACAGAAGAAACAAAGAAAAATAATCAATCAGAAGTAGATGTTATAGAAGATATGACAATGGTATCTTAA
- a CDS encoding DUF1667 domain-containing protein, protein MEKHELICIVCPMGCRLEAIKEKEEYKIEGNKCPRGKEYGIKELTNPTRVVTSTVRIKGGMLNRLPVKTNGDIPKEKIFECMKLLDLIEVEAPIKAGDIIVKDLFGTGVDIIAARSM, encoded by the coding sequence ATGGAAAAACACGAATTGATATGTATTGTATGTCCAATGGGATGTCGCTTAGAAGCTATAAAAGAAAAAGAGGAATACAAAATAGAAGGAAATAAATGTCCTAGAGGAAAAGAATATGGTATAAAAGAATTGACTAATCCAACAAGGGTAGTAACTTCAACTGTAAGGATAAAAGGTGGGATGCTCAATAGACTTCCTGTTAAGACAAATGGAGATATTCCAAAAGAAAAAATATTTGAATGTATGAAGTTATTAGACCTTATTGAAGTTGAAGCACCAATAAAAGCAGGAGATATTATTGTAAAAGATCTTTTTGGAACAGGTGTAGATATTATAGCGGCTAGAAGCATGTAA
- a CDS encoding CDIF630_02480 family spore surface protein: MNKNKLQKKNLAQPIENHKTAPWANIENLKPESCVPTPNKLEVENAKEWVDTNEK, encoded by the coding sequence ATGAACAAAAATAAATTGCAGAAAAAAAATCTAGCACAACCAATAGAAAATCATAAAACTGCTCCTTGGGCAAATATAGAAAATTTAAAACCAGAATCATGTGTTCCAACACCTAATAAATTAGAAGTAGAAAATGCAAAAGAATGGGTAGATACCAACGAAAAGTAA
- the glpT gene encoding glycerol-3-phosphate transporter: protein MLEFFKPAPAIDRMPEHKIDAEYKRYRMQVFMSIFIGYAAYYFIRKNFNMAVPYLIETYGYTKAQIGIVGSALGLSYGLSKFIMGNVSDRCNPRYFMAAGLILSGFVNMMFGYASSIPMLFILMFMNGWFQGMGWPPSGRTMTHWFSDKERGVKMAIWNVAHNVGGALVPRLALTGLAVFATWRGMFYFPATLSIAVGIGILIFLRDTPQSVGLPPIEEYKNDYPEHDVEDRERELSAKEILFKYVLCNKYIWYIAIANIFVYLVRYGVMDWIPTYLKEVKGFNIKEAGLAFELFEWAAIPGTIIVGWISDKIFHGRRAPMGVICMLGVIAAVFIYWKSDSMMAINIAVASVGALIYGPVMLIGVAALDYVPKKAAGTAAGFTGLFGYVGGAVLANAAVGAIVDKAGWDGGFKLIIAACFIAVFFLALTWNTHDRSEKSKEEAFSKA, encoded by the coding sequence ATGCTAGAATTTTTCAAACCTGCCCCGGCCATCGACCGTATGCCAGAGCATAAAATCGATGCGGAATATAAAAGATACAGAATGCAGGTATTTATGAGTATCTTTATTGGTTATGCAGCCTATTATTTCATTAGAAAAAACTTTAATATGGCTGTACCATATCTAATCGAAACATATGGATACACAAAAGCACAAATTGGTATAGTAGGTTCTGCACTAGGATTATCTTATGGATTAAGTAAGTTTATAATGGGGAATGTATCAGATCGATGTAATCCAAGATATTTTATGGCAGCTGGACTTATATTATCTGGATTTGTAAATATGATGTTTGGTTATGCATCATCTATTCCTATGTTATTTATTTTAATGTTTATGAATGGTTGGTTCCAAGGTATGGGATGGCCACCATCTGGAAGAACAATGACACACTGGTTTTCAGATAAAGAGCGTGGTGTAAAAATGGCTATTTGGAATGTTGCTCATAACGTTGGAGGAGCTTTAGTTCCAAGATTAGCATTAACAGGATTAGCAGTATTTGCTACATGGAGAGGAATGTTCTACTTTCCAGCAACATTATCTATTGCTGTTGGTATTGGTATTTTAATTTTCTTAAGAGATACACCTCAATCAGTTGGTCTACCACCTATTGAGGAGTATAAAAATGACTATCCAGAACATGATGTGGAGGATAGAGAAAGAGAATTATCTGCAAAAGAAATCCTTTTTAAATATGTGTTATGCAACAAGTATATTTGGTATATTGCTATTGCAAACATTTTTGTATATTTAGTAAGATATGGTGTTATGGATTGGATTCCTACATATTTAAAAGAAGTGAAAGGCTTTAATATTAAAGAAGCTGGTTTAGCTTTTGAATTATTCGAATGGGCAGCTATTCCAGGAACAATTATCGTTGGATGGATCAGTGATAAGATATTCCATGGAAGAAGGGCACCAATGGGTGTAATTTGTATGTTAGGTGTAATTGCGGCAGTATTTATCTATTGGAAGAGTGATAGTATGATGGCTATTAATATAGCTGTTGCTTCAGTAGGGGCTTTAATTTATGGACCAGTAATGCTTATTGGAGTTGCAGCTCTTGACTATGTACCGAAAAAAGCAGCAGGTACTGCAGCAGGTTTCACTGGACTATTTGGTTATGTAGGTGGAGCAGTATTAGCGAATGCAGCTGTAGGAGCTATTGTTGATAAAGCAGGATGGGATGGAGGATTTAAGTTAATTATTGCAGCTTGTTTCATAGCAGTATTCTTCTTAGCTCTTACATGGAATACTCATGATAGATCAGAAAAAAGTAAAGAAGAGGCTTTTAGTAAAGCTTAA
- a CDS encoding aminotransferase class I/II-fold pyridoxal phosphate-dependent enzyme, translating to MKDAIILSKLKKLSKENIVSFHIPGHKNGKIYQRYNKKYFPESILSLDVTEIPGTDNLHNPEEMIKEAQDQAAKFFEAEHTFFLINGTSTGNISALMTVANPNEKVIVARDCHKSVMHGLILGGLIPVYITPEVSKESNIPMGIKPEKIEKAIVKNPDVKAVILTYPNYYGICSDIEAIANIVHKYEKILIVDEAHGSHFNLSEDLPIPAIKAGADIVVQSIHKTLPSFTQSSMLHVKSNRVDIERLRFMLMMNQSSSPSYLLMSSLDVARAISENEGKSLMKELLESIDYFHEKIANEEGIKVLDKNLIGKYGVKNIDKTRLVIDMTKLGISGITLDKLLRERYKIQMEMSDINNVVAVCTIGNDRKDFEKLLKALINIKKEITYKKIYLPPFFYHVPKMKITPRDAAFRKKTAINFEESIGKISGEYIIPYPPGIPILCPGEEITDEIIIYIKSLKERGINIIGMDDVDLEKIKVI from the coding sequence ATGAAAGATGCTATTATTTTAAGTAAACTTAAAAAACTCTCAAAAGAAAATATTGTATCTTTTCATATTCCAGGGCATAAAAACGGTAAAATATACCAAAGATACAATAAGAAATATTTCCCAGAATCAATATTATCGTTAGATGTAACAGAAATTCCTGGGACAGATAATCTGCACAATCCAGAAGAAATGATTAAGGAAGCACAAGACCAAGCAGCAAAATTTTTTGAAGCAGAGCATACCTTCTTTCTTATAAATGGAACTTCTACAGGAAATATTTCAGCACTTATGACAGTGGCAAACCCTAATGAAAAAGTAATTGTAGCAAGAGACTGTCATAAATCTGTGATGCATGGATTAATACTTGGAGGACTTATTCCTGTATATATTACTCCAGAAGTAAGCAAAGAATCGAATATTCCTATGGGGATTAAACCAGAAAAAATAGAAAAGGCCATTGTAAAAAATCCTGATGTAAAAGCTGTAATCCTTACCTATCCTAATTATTATGGGATCTGCTCAGATATTGAAGCTATTGCTAATATTGTACATAAATATGAAAAAATATTGATTGTAGATGAAGCCCATGGTTCACATTTTAATCTAAGTGAAGATTTGCCTATTCCAGCTATAAAGGCAGGTGCAGATATTGTAGTTCAAAGTATTCATAAAACACTTCCTAGTTTTACTCAAAGTTCTATGCTTCATGTAAAATCAAATAGAGTAGATATAGAGCGTTTAAGATTTATGCTAATGATGAATCAAAGCAGCAGCCCTTCATATTTATTAATGAGTTCATTAGATGTAGCAAGAGCTATTTCAGAGAATGAAGGAAAGAGCTTGATGAAGGAATTGTTAGAAAGTATAGATTATTTTCATGAAAAAATTGCTAATGAGGAAGGGATAAAAGTTCTAGATAAAAATTTAATAGGAAAATATGGTGTTAAAAATATTGATAAAACAAGGCTTGTAATAGACATGACAAAATTGGGGATTAGTGGTATTACTTTAGATAAACTATTGAGAGAAAGATATAAAATACAGATGGAGATGAGTGATATAAATAATGTTGTAGCAGTATGTACCATTGGGAATGATAGGAAGGATTTTGAAAAATTATTAAAGGCATTGATTAATATTAAAAAAGAAATAACTTACAAAAAGATATATTTGCCACCATTTTTTTATCATGTTCCTAAGATGAAAATAACCCCAAGAGATGCTGCTTTTCGAAAAAAAACAGCAATAAATTTTGAAGAAAGTATTGGGAAAATTAGTGGAGAATATATAATCCCTTATCCACCTGGAATACCTATTTTATGCCCTGGAGAAGAAATTACTGATGAAATAATCATATATATAAAAAGCTTAAAGGAAAGAGGAATAAATATTATTGGGATGGATGACGTGGATTTAGAGAAAATAAAAGTAATATAA
- a CDS encoding methyl-accepting chemotaxis protein, giving the protein MKSIKHQLIWVMLLLVLVPFIVSSFMGHYFISTNYEKEIKENNKMLANAVADQVSAFIDKAYTVTEEIVHNNDVKSFIAEKQKNVIVGTVQRNNYFDLLFIQGTDGMQTAKTRGVLGDRSNRWWFKKIMEDKKPFVSKSYYSKTGNIPVTSILIPIYDEDNNLKGIMGSDLKLDYLQMIIEKFSTGENKYACVIDGEGVVIAHIDKKQVSELYNYKNLTKTVLVKDINGKVVFDEKGNEKTEIQKIKIPNKLQEITNKALNGESGVVEYVDNNGSKVISAYTAIRLPGNSNHWAVITVQKKAEAMAFVTDVQKRNGFVAVGLILLVIFVAYKVSNRITKPIIYMMKLMEEASDGDLTVISNIKSNNEIGKLSESFNKMIKGMKKLIERISEMSKSIDESSELLAETTEESAAAIDEVARTIAEVANGANEQAKDIELGVDAASDLSQEIEKMSVQIKESKKYADQVYHINNKGIEAMKLLEDKTFESNEASKQVEKVVNDLSEKTKTIDHIVETIMSISEQTNLLALNAAIEAARAGDAGRGFAVVAEEVRKLAEGTGESSNNVREIITTIQNDVRFAQEAMQTSKIVVEEQNKAIQHTQETFKHIAKAVETIVDKINSMVYSVESISISKDKVMSVIQNVSNVSEETAASSQQVSASTEEQTASIEQLSSLAEELEQMVKELDETIKVFKLNDELKNNSILA; this is encoded by the coding sequence ATGAAGAGTATAAAGCATCAATTGATTTGGGTTATGCTATTACTTGTATTGGTACCTTTTATAGTATCAAGTTTTATGGGGCATTATTTTATTTCTACAAATTATGAAAAAGAAATAAAAGAAAACAATAAAATGCTTGCAAATGCTGTTGCTGATCAGGTAAGTGCTTTTATTGACAAAGCTTATACGGTAACTGAGGAAATTGTACATAACAATGATGTAAAAAGTTTTATAGCAGAAAAACAAAAAAATGTGATAGTAGGTACAGTACAAAGAAATAATTATTTTGATCTATTGTTTATACAAGGAACAGATGGAATGCAGACAGCGAAGACAAGAGGAGTTTTGGGAGATAGGTCTAACAGATGGTGGTTTAAAAAAATTATGGAAGATAAAAAGCCTTTTGTAAGTAAATCTTATTATTCTAAAACAGGAAATATCCCTGTTACTTCAATACTTATACCTATCTATGATGAAGATAATAATTTAAAGGGAATAATGGGTTCGGATTTAAAATTAGATTATTTACAAATGATAATAGAAAAATTTAGTACAGGAGAAAATAAGTATGCATGTGTAATAGATGGAGAAGGGGTTGTGATTGCCCATATAGATAAAAAACAGGTATCAGAACTTTATAATTATAAGAATCTTACAAAGACTGTTTTGGTAAAGGATATTAATGGCAAAGTAGTATTTGATGAAAAAGGTAATGAAAAGACAGAAATTCAAAAGATAAAAATACCAAATAAACTACAAGAAATAACAAATAAGGCTTTAAATGGTGAGTCTGGAGTAGTTGAGTATGTTGACAATAATGGAAGTAAGGTAATCAGTGCATATACTGCGATTAGATTACCTGGTAATTCTAATCATTGGGCTGTGATTACTGTTCAGAAAAAAGCAGAAGCAATGGCTTTTGTTACAGATGTTCAGAAAAGAAATGGATTTGTAGCAGTAGGTTTAATATTATTGGTAATATTTGTTGCATATAAGGTTTCAAATCGAATAACAAAACCTATCATTTATATGATGAAACTTATGGAAGAAGCTTCTGATGGAGATTTAACTGTCATTTCTAATATAAAATCTAATAATGAGATAGGAAAACTTAGTGAAAGCTTCAATAAAATGATAAAAGGTATGAAAAAACTTATTGAAAGAATTAGTGAAATGTCTAAGTCAATTGATGAATCTTCTGAATTACTAGCAGAGACTACAGAAGAATCAGCAGCAGCTATTGATGAAGTAGCAAGAACAATTGCTGAAGTTGCAAATGGTGCAAATGAACAAGCAAAAGATATTGAATTAGGTGTTGATGCTGCATCAGATCTTTCGCAGGAAATAGAAAAAATGTCAGTACAAATAAAGGAAAGCAAAAAATATGCAGATCAAGTTTATCATATAAATAATAAAGGTATAGAAGCTATGAAGCTGTTAGAAGATAAGACATTTGAAAGCAATGAAGCTTCAAAACAAGTGGAAAAAGTAGTAAATGATTTAAGTGAAAAAACGAAAACAATTGATCATATTGTAGAAACTATTATGAGCATTTCAGAACAAACTAATTTATTAGCTTTAAATGCTGCTATTGAAGCAGCAAGAGCAGGAGATGCTGGACGTGGATTTGCAGTAGTAGCTGAAGAAGTTCGAAAGCTTGCTGAAGGAACAGGAGAATCTAGTAACAATGTAAGAGAAATTATTACAACAATTCAAAATGATGTAAGGTTCGCTCAAGAGGCAATGCAGACTTCTAAAATAGTGGTAGAAGAACAAAATAAGGCAATTCAGCACACACAAGAAACATTTAAACATATTGCAAAAGCAGTTGAAACAATTGTAGATAAAATAAATAGTATGGTTTATAGTGTAGAAAGTATATCTATCAGTAAAGATAAAGTGATGTCAGTTATTCAAAATGTATCTAATGTATCAGAAGAAACAGCTGCATCTTCTCAGCAGGTATCTGCTTCTACTGAGGAGCAGACTGCATCTATAGAACAGTTAAGTTCTCTTGCAGAAGAATTAGAGCAAATGGTAAAAGAACTGGATGAAACAATAAAAGTATTTAAGTTAAATGATGAACTGAAAAATAATTCTATCTTGGCCTAA
- a CDS encoding NAD(P)/FAD-dependent oxidoreductase — protein sequence MLKYDIVVIGGGPAGLAAAIEAKKNGVDSILVIERDRELGGILQQCIHNGFGLHEFKEELTGPEYAEKFIVQLKELGIEYKLDTMVLDIREDKIISAINTVDGFMAIKAKAIVLAMGCRERTRGAINIPGTRPAGVFTAGTAQRFVNMEGYMVGRKVVILGSGDIGLIMARRMTLEGAEVLAVAELMPFSGGLTRNIVQCLDDYNIPLLLSHTLIKIKGKNRVEGVVIAKVDENRKPIPGTEKEFECDTLLLSVGLIPENELSIQAGIKLDPVTSGPIVNEAMETNIEGIFACGNVVHVHDLVDFVTAESRRAGENAAKYVKNKLKKDGAVLKTQPGDGIRYIVPHVVRSENIEKNLDLFMRVDNVYHNMNMVVKVDGKEIKRIKKRHLAPGEMESVRINKEDLACIYESVITVSLEREGA from the coding sequence ATGTTGAAATATGATATTGTAGTAATAGGAGGAGGTCCTGCTGGGCTTGCTGCAGCAATTGAAGCAAAGAAAAATGGCGTAGATAGTATTTTAGTAATAGAAAGAGATAGAGAATTGGGTGGAATACTTCAACAATGTATCCATAATGGATTTGGGCTACATGAGTTTAAGGAAGAATTAACAGGGCCAGAATATGCAGAAAAGTTTATTGTTCAGTTAAAAGAGTTAGGAATTGAATATAAGTTAGATACAATGGTACTTGATATAAGAGAAGATAAAATTATTAGTGCTATTAATACTGTAGATGGGTTTATGGCAATAAAAGCAAAAGCTATTGTACTTGCAATGGGATGCAGGGAAAGAACTAGAGGAGCAATAAATATTCCTGGAACAAGACCAGCAGGAGTATTTACTGCAGGAACAGCACAAAGATTTGTTAATATGGAAGGGTACATGGTAGGAAGAAAGGTAGTAATCTTAGGTTCTGGGGATATTGGATTAATTATGGCTAGAAGAATGACTTTAGAAGGAGCAGAAGTTTTAGCTGTAGCAGAACTTATGCCTTTCTCTGGAGGTCTTACACGAAATATTGTACAATGCTTAGATGATTATAACATTCCATTATTATTGAGTCATACATTAATAAAAATTAAAGGTAAAAATAGGGTAGAGGGAGTAGTTATTGCAAAGGTTGATGAGAATAGAAAGCCTATCCCAGGGACAGAAAAAGAATTTGAATGTGATACATTATTATTGTCTGTAGGATTAATTCCAGAAAATGAACTTTCTATACAAGCTGGAATTAAATTAGATCCAGTTACTTCAGGACCAATCGTAAATGAAGCAATGGAGACAAATATAGAAGGTATATTTGCTTGTGGAAATGTAGTACATGTGCATGATCTTGTTGACTTTGTTACAGCAGAAAGTAGAAGAGCAGGAGAAAATGCGGCAAAATATGTGAAAAATAAATTAAAGAAAGATGGAGCAGTTTTAAAAACACAGCCAGGAGATGGTATTCGATATATTGTACCTCATGTAGTAAGATCAGAGAATATTGAAAAAAATCTAGATTTATTTATGAGAGTTGATAATGTATATCATAATATGAATATGGTAGTAAAAGTAGACGGAAAAGAAATTAAGAGAATTAAGAAAAGACACTTAGCCCCAGGAGAAATGGAATCTGTAAGGATTAATAAAGAAGATTTAGCATGTATTTATGAATCAGTAATTACTGTTTCTTTAGAAAGGGAGGGTGCTTAA
- a CDS encoding glycerol-3-phosphate responsive antiterminator translates to MNNPFYDKIEANPVIAAVNSIEKIDLAIKSPCEIVFLLTGNIFNLKGTIDKVKDNGMDIYVHIDLMEGFSKDMTALKYIYENMKPDGIITTKSSLVKAAKSMNIYAIQRLFILDSLSLERGINSINATKPDAIEILPGIMPKIIKKIYNETKLPVIGGGLINDKEDVIESLKAGAIGISTSKEEIWYM, encoded by the coding sequence GTGAATAATCCATTTTATGACAAGATAGAAGCAAATCCTGTTATTGCAGCAGTAAACAGTATAGAAAAAATTGATTTAGCTATTAAATCTCCTTGTGAAATTGTTTTTTTGCTAACAGGGAATATTTTCAACTTAAAAGGAACCATAGATAAGGTTAAGGACAATGGCATGGATATATATGTGCATATTGATTTAATGGAAGGATTTTCAAAAGATATGACAGCATTAAAATATATCTATGAAAATATGAAGCCTGACGGAATTATTACGACAAAGAGTAGTTTAGTAAAAGCGGCAAAAAGTATGAATATATATGCCATACAAAGACTGTTTATATTGGATTCTCTTTCTCTTGAGAGAGGAATTAATTCTATAAATGCTACGAAGCCTGATGCAATTGAGATTTTACCTGGCATTATGCCTAAAATTATAAAAAAAATTTATAATGAAACAAAGTTACCAGTAATAGGAGGTGGTTTAATAAACGATAAAGAAGATGTCATTGAAAGTCTTAAGGCAGGAGCTATAGGGATTTCAACAAGTAAAGAAGAAATTTGGTATATGTAA